The genomic region TCAGCAGCCCATCCGAATCGAGGGACATCACGCTCCTGCCAAAGTGCGGCCTGTCAAGCGGGAACGGCGCAGTCGAAGAAGAGCAGGAGGCGGCGGGAGCGTTTCAGCATGCTCTGCGTAAGTCTTGGTGGATTGAGCCGGCCTGCCTCCTTGGAGGCGGCGGGTAGGAAGACAGGGATGACTGGCTCCTGGCACGGTACATTCGACGCGCTCGCGGCCTCGCCCTACGATCTGCCGCCTGGCGCGCCATGGCTCGGGGCGGGGCTGGAGAGCGCCATGGCGCAGCTACCTGTATGCAGGGGCTGGGAAATCTTCCTCGGCGTCCGGCTTCCGCCGGGCGGAGGCCGCGGTCCGGTCGCGATCATCCAGGCCGGTCGCTACCTGCTGGTCCTGGCTTGCGCGTCGGCGTCGCAGCCTTCTCAGGCCCATCTCGACCGGGTGCTGGCCATGGTCCGCGACGTGCGGCGCTTTCATCCGGGCGCTCGCGGCCTCAACGCCGTACCGGTCCTCATCCTCACTGAGTCAGACATGCGCCCGGTGTTGCACGACGGGATCTTCGTGGGCTCGCCCGGCAAGCTGTACGGCCTGTTCAAGATGCTCGGCCTCGAAAACACGGCGCCCGCAGCGGAGCCCGCGGCGTGGCTCTCCGAAAGCCCTGCCGCGGCCTCCGAGGTGGACCTGGCCAACGACATGGCGGCATGGGCAGCCGAACTGCTTGCCGGGCACCTGCCGTCGGCCCGCTTCCTGGCCACGCTCGCCCGCGATCAGGGTCTGGCCATGTATCTCACGCGCGACCCGCAGGTTGCCGCGGCCTACCTGGACACCCGCTACGAAGGCAACCCGCCCCCGTCTGGTGTTGCCGTCGTCGGCTGGGAAGCGGACCTGCTGTGGACCGGCGCCGCCTGGGAGCCCGGCCCCTCCGAGACGCTGGAGGCGTACCGCGAGCGACTCGGTCAGGGCGGCGACGGCCTGCTGATCGTCGTTCCGCCCGACGAGCGCTTCGATGCGACCTTCGCCGCCCTCGCCGCGGCCGGCCCGGCCTTGCTCGAGGGCGCGAATTGACCGCGCCGGCGCTTCAGTGCGACGCCAGGTTCCAGGCCTTGCCCACGATGGAACGCTCGACGACCCACCGGACACGCTTGCCGTCCGCACCGGTCTCGCTCATGACCCAGTCGCCCGGCTTGCCCGCATGGGTGCCGAAGCGGCTCGAGACGTCCGTCGGGACCGACAGCTGCCAGGTGCGCAGGGTGCGCGCCTTCGCCGCGTAGATGCCCGGCTTTCCCGGGACCGGGTCGTAAAGGCGCCGGAACGCCTGGTCGGAAACCGACCAGGTCTCCCCCTCGAGGCCCTTGAGCAGCCAGTCACCGGGCCTGGCGACCGAGACGCCGCGACGGGTCTTCACGACTTGCGACCGCGAGACCTGCTCGGCCGCGTACTCCAGCCGGGCCTTGGTGGCATGCAGCATGACGCCGGCCAGATCTCGCGGACCCTGGCTGCCGGCATAGGCCAGCGCTTTCCCGAGCCCCAGTTCCCGGACGTCGCGGACGGCCATGTAGTGGGCGAGCGCCTGACGGCCCGCGGATTGCCCGGCCTTGCCCTCGGCCACGGTGCGCATCGCGTCTTCGAGGAGACGGAGCGAATCGGCTTCGAGACTCCGGGACCAGGAAAGCAGGCCCTGCAGCGTCCCCGCGCCCTCGCCGGCGGGCAGTTCGCAGGCCAGTCGCAATCGCTCGAGGAACGCGTCGACCGGGCCGCGGCCTCTCCCGAGCAACCGCGGCAGCAGGGCCTTGACGCCTGGCTGCAGTTCCGCGGGCAGATCGTTTACCTGGGCCGCGACCAGCCGATCCCACGCGACGTAGACGGGCGCGCCGCTACGCAGGCGTGCCGCGACGGCCCTGGCTGCCTCAGGGACGCTCGCCCTTCCGCCACTGCGGCTGATCTCCAACTCGACCAGCAACGGGAAGAAGCGGCCGGCGAGCTTGCCGTCGATGGTCACCACCCCCACGGTGCGGGCCGCCTGGCGCAAGGCTTCGCGGTAAGCGCCATCCACCTCCCGACGGGGCACGAACTGGCGGGCCAGGGCAGCCTGGTACACCCTGGTGCGCGACCGGGCGGCGCGCAGCACGGTCTTCATGGGTTGCACGCGGCGGCCCCCTCCCCTGACGGTCCTGCTCACGGAGTTATCCGGGCAGCCGCGGGGATCTTGCTTCGCCGGGCAGCCGAGCGCGCCGCGGCCCGCAGTGGCCTGGCCTCAAAGGCCGGGAGCGGTACCCGCCACGGCTTGCAGGCCCCGGGCGACCTCCGCGCTGATCCCCGGCACGGCCGGCAATCCCGCCGGATCGTCGCGGAACAGCGTCGCATAGAGGACGCAGGCGGCCAGGTAGGTGCCGCCGATGGCCGGATGGCTCCCGTCCGCCTGCCAGAGTTCGAACCCGCGATCGGCGGCCACCAGCCAGGCCGGACCGACCGGAGCGACGGCGGCCCCGATCTCCCTTGCGATGGCCAGGTAACCCTCGCCCAGCGCCACCTGCAAGTGGCGCAGGTCCCGAAAGCCGAACTCGGCGAGCACGTCCTTGCGGGCCCAGGTCAGGAACAGTACCGGCTCGGCCCCCTGGGCCCTGGCGAGGGCAGCCAGCAGGCGGACGGCCGGAAACATCCACGCTTCCCGCTCCCCGGGCAGAGCAGGCAGGATGCTCTGCTCCTGCAAGACGACGCGCCACCACGGCCGCGACCGCAACAGCCCGAGGCTGCCCGCCTCGGAGGCGTGCTGGTGAAGCGCCATCCCGCCTCCCGCCGCGCTCTCGATGGCATTGCCGCGACCGCGCGATCGAGCCAAGAACCCGACCATGCCGGGCAGATCGTGGCTCGCCGTGTAGCTGTTGCCGATGAACAAGATCGGCGCGCTGGCGGGACCACGACCTCCGGGAAGCGGCAGTCGCGACACTAGCCGATTCGCCTCAGGTTTCGCGCGACCGGCGTCCCCCCGGCCGGCTACGACGCGCGGGTACGGGTGACCGGGCGCGAGAAGTCCGGCATGGCCCCGAGGCCCGCGCTCGCTTCCGAGGCCATGTCGAGGCCGGACGGGCGCGACCCGGGCTCGGCGCGCAGCGGCGCCGGACCGGGCTCCTTGCCTTGCGGGCGCCCGGACCGGTGCCGGACGCGGACGGGCACCTGGATCAAGAAGGGACCGAAGCCGAAGATCTCTGACACGTACGTACCTCCCGGCGCTGCCATGACATACTTGCCCGATCCGGGGTGGAAACCTGCGGGATTTAACTAGCTGGAAACGCGAGAGCGCTTCAGGGCGCCGGACCGAAACGCTCGGAAACAGTCCTGACCGAGCCGTCCGCGAGGACCAGCAACGCCGCTAGGCCCCGCGCCTCGAGGTGAGCCGCCCCGGCGTCGCCGCCCAGCAGGAGCGCGAGTTTCGCCTGCACCTCGCACGCCGCCGCCGTTTCGCCCAGCACGGTCACCGACAGGACATCGGTCGCCGCGGGCCGCCGCGTGCGCGGATCGATGATGTGGTGCGCCCACTCCTCTCCGTGAAGCCATCTGCGCCTGGCCACGCTGCTCGTGGCGACGGCCTCATCACCGAGTTCCACCTGCGCGAGGTCGCGGCCCCCCGGCCGCGGATCCGCGACCGCCACCGGCCACGGGAGGCCGGCAGCCTTGCCGGTAGCGCGCACGTCGCCCCCGGCGTCCACCAACGCCGGCCCGAAGGGGCGGAGGGCCTCGGCGACGCGGTCCACCAGCCAGCCTTTGGCGATGCCGCCCAGATCCAGGGCCATGCCGGCAGGCAAGGCGATCGTGAGGCCGTCGCGCTGGATTTCCGACCAGTGCGGCCCGGGAGGAGGGGGCGGGACGGGTCGCGCCTTCCGGCCGGCCGCGACGACCTCGGCGAAGGGAGCGTCGTAGCCGGCAGCTTCCAGGGCGTGCAGGATCGTGGGATCGAACAAGCCGCCGGTGGCGCCGGCGGCGTCCAGCGCCAAGCCGCACACCTCGGCCAGAGCGGCCGAGACACGCTGCGGTCCCTTGCCAGCCCTAGCGTTCAGCTTGCAGAGGCCGGAATCGGCGCGGAAGCGGCTGAGTTCCTGCTCGGCCTCCTCGAATGCGGCGGGCAGGGCGTCCAGGATCGGGTCGAGTTCGGGAGCGGTGCTCCAGACCCAGACCCCGACCTCGGTACCAAGCGCCCGGAACCGCCGCTCGTGCAGCATTTCCCCCCTCCTTCCGGATCGTCGTCAGGCCAGGGCCAGCGGCACCGGCCGCGCGGCCCGCCGTTGCTCGGCCACCACCACTTCGAGCACCGATCCGCTGATGGTGCGGGCCTTGTCCGAGAGCGTGTGGCAGAAGCGCACGTCGCCCCGGGGATCGACGTCGCCGAGTTTCTGGCCGCCGCGGACCAGGTAGCGACTGGGCAAGAGGCCGCGCACGACCCCCGCGGTGCCCGCATGCAAGGGCGCCTCGCCGACCAGGCCGATGAACTCGCCCGCCGCCACCACATCCCCGATTTCGTGCTTCGAGTAGAAGACGCCGGCACAAGGGGCGCGCAGCACGCGCTCCCAGGTCAGGCCGCCGATCACGCCGGGCACGCCGGTGTTCTCGGCGGCATACCCCCGGGTGATCACCCGCCCGAGATCGTGGCCGCGGTCGGTCTCGATCACCACGTGCGCGTCGCGCCCGGCCTCGATGCCCGGTCCCAGGGCGATGGTGAACGGGGCGTCGTCCAGCCGATCGTCGAGGTTGCGCTTGGCGATGCGGGCGTCGATGGCGACGTCAGGCCGCCACTGCCGCAGCACCCTCCCATCGGGATCGGCGAAGACCGGGATGTGCGCGAAGGCGAACCGATCGAGCCAGCCCACGTCCCCGGCCGGATAGGCCACGGCCCAGACCCCTGCCACCTCGGCCGATCCCTGGGGAATGGCGGTGCAGAACGACACGGCGCGCCGGACGGCGGTGGGCCGGGGAAGGTCCACCATCGCCACGCGAAAGCCGCAGACGAACAGGCGGTGCGCCACGGCCGACGCCATCTCCCCGGCGCCCTTCACGAGGATGCGGGCGCTCAATGGAGCACCCGCTCCGAAGCCGCCTCCAGGTGCGTGACGACCGGTGCCGCGCCGTCGGGCCCGCGGGCGGCCGCCAGGGCCGCAAGCACCTTCTCGGGAGTGAACGGCCAGGAGCGGAGCCACACGCCGCACGCGTCGTGGATGGCGCTCGCGATGGCGGGAGCGGCGCCGTTGACCGAGATCTCCGAGACCGACTTGGCGCCGAACGGGCCGAACGGATCGTCGGTCTCCACCAGGATCGCCCGGAAGTCGTCAGGCACGTCCCCGATGTAGGGGACGTGGTAGCCGGAGAACGACGGGTTGACGCACTTGCCGGTCGCGTCGTAGCGCAATTCCTCGAACAGCGAGTGCCCGATCGCCCGCAGGACGCCGCCGTAGATCTGGCCGAGCGCCATTTCGGGATTGATGGCCACGCCGCAATCCTGCAGGGCGTAGTACTTCTGGACCGTGACCTGCCCGGTGCGCGTATCGACCGCCACCTGGCAGAAGTGGGCGCCGTAGGGGAAGGAGCCCTTCTCGGCGATGAAATGGGCGGTGGCGATCAACTGCCCGCGCCCGGTCCCGCTCTGGGTATGGCGGGCGATCTCGTCGAAGCCCACCTCGCCCGACTTGCCCCGCACCTTGGAGGGGAACGCCAGTTCCAGGTTGCTCTCGGGTTCGGCCAGCATCTCGGCGGCCGCCTCGAGTAGCATGGCCTTCATCTTGCGGGCGGCGTTGAGGGACGCGCCGCCCGAGAAGTAGGTGCCGCTGGACGCGTAGGCGCCGACGTCGAAGGGCGACACGTCGGTGTCGGCCGAGATGATGGAGACGTCGCTCATGCGCGTCTGGAGCACCTCGGCGACCATCTTGACGCTCACCGTGTCGAGGCCGGTGCCCAGGTCGGTGCCGCCCGAATGCAGCATGAAGGTGCCGTCGCCGAACATCATGATCGCCGCGTTGGCCGAATCCAGGCCCGGCAGGCCGGAGCCCTGCTGCACGATGCACATGCCCTTGCCGACGGCGACGGCCGGATCGGCGCTCTGCACGCGCGTCCCCCACTCGATGAGCTTGCGGCCCTCTTCCAGCGCGGGGCCCAGGCCGCTCGACAGGATCTTCTCGGCCTTGCCCTCGCGCCCCTCGCCCAGGCAGCGCAGGATCTCGAGCACGACTCCTTCGCGCACCCGGTTCTGCTCGATGAAGTCGAAATGGTCCAAGCCGAGGCGTTCGGCCATCTCGGCGCCCATGAGTTGCATCGCGAACGAGCCCTTGGGCGCGCCGTAGCCCT from Candidatus Tanganyikabacteria bacterium harbors:
- a CDS encoding FAD:protein FMN transferase; protein product: MLHERRFRALGTEVGVWVWSTAPELDPILDALPAAFEEAEQELSRFRADSGLCKLNARAGKGPQRVSAALAEVCGLALDAAGATGGLFDPTILHALEAAGYDAPFAEVVAAGRKARPVPPPPPGPHWSEIQRDGLTIALPAGMALDLGGIAKGWLVDRVAEALRPFGPALVDAGGDVRATGKAAGLPWPVAVADPRPGGRDLAQVELGDEAVATSSVARRRWLHGEEWAHHIIDPRTRRPAATDVLSVTVLGETAAACEVQAKLALLLGGDAGAAHLEARGLAALLVLADGSVRTVSERFGPAP
- a CDS encoding EF2563 family selenium-dependent molybdenum hydroxylase system protein, yielding MASAVAHRLFVCGFRVAMVDLPRPTAVRRAVSFCTAIPQGSAEVAGVWAVAYPAGDVGWLDRFAFAHIPVFADPDGRVLRQWRPDVAIDARIAKRNLDDRLDDAPFTIALGPGIEAGRDAHVVIETDRGHDLGRVITRGYAAENTGVPGVIGGLTWERVLRAPCAGVFYSKHEIGDVVAAGEFIGLVGEAPLHAGTAGVVRGLLPSRYLVRGGQKLGDVDPRGDVRFCHTLSDKARTISGSVLEVVVAEQRRAARPVPLALA